A stretch of Gemmatimonas aurantiaca T-27 DNA encodes these proteins:
- a CDS encoding formate dehydrogenase subunit delta, whose amino-acid sequence MSDHDVIRMVNQIAQFFAPYPETDAVEGIHDHMVKFWPPAMRRELAALVHGSANTPEALHPLALQAAQRLDAPPPLP is encoded by the coding sequence ATGTCTGACCACGACGTGATCCGCATGGTCAATCAAATCGCGCAGTTCTTTGCCCCCTATCCGGAAACTGACGCGGTCGAGGGGATTCACGATCATATGGTGAAATTCTGGCCGCCCGCCATGCGACGAGAACTGGCGGCGCTGGTCCATGGCTCGGCCAACACACCGGAAGCTCTGCACCCGCTGGCGCTGCAGGCCGCCCAACGACTGGACGCACCGCCACCACTCCCGTGA
- the mobA gene encoding molybdenum cofactor guanylyltransferase MobA: MITRDDITGIVLCGGRGTRMGGAEKALQLLHGRPLVAHVLERLQPQVVAVVISANREAPAYATYRVAVVQDLADDQGPLGGLQSALRHVHTPWFFCCPGDAPFLDPQLVESLARHVDQPDITIVYPYDGEHHQHLFLLGRTALAASLDLYLASGQRSVHGFIDTHQALCVPLPGITESFTNINTGIELAAANQVPASRG; this comes from the coding sequence GTGATCACGCGGGACGACATCACGGGGATTGTATTGTGTGGTGGCCGAGGCACGCGCATGGGCGGCGCGGAGAAGGCGCTGCAACTGCTTCATGGACGCCCACTCGTGGCCCACGTGCTCGAACGACTGCAACCGCAGGTCGTTGCTGTGGTGATCAGCGCCAATCGTGAGGCACCAGCCTATGCGACGTACCGGGTGGCGGTGGTGCAGGATCTCGCGGACGATCAAGGTCCCTTGGGCGGCCTGCAGTCTGCGTTGCGACATGTGCACACGCCCTGGTTTTTCTGCTGCCCGGGCGATGCGCCGTTTCTCGACCCACAGCTCGTCGAGTCTCTGGCCCGCCACGTCGATCAGCCCGACATCACCATCGTCTACCCCTACGACGGCGAACACCACCAGCATCTCTTTCTGTTGGGTCGTACAGCCTTGGCGGCTTCGCTGGACCTCTATCTCGCCAGCGGTCAACGATCGGTCCACGGATTCATCGACACCCACCAGGCATTGTGCGTGCCGCTGCCCGGCATCACCGAGAGTTTCACGAACATCAATACAGGTATCGAACTCGCAGCAGCGAATCAGGTTCCTGCCAGCCGGGGGTGA